A genomic window from Candidatus Denitrolinea symbiosum includes:
- a CDS encoding orotidine-5'-phosphate decarboxylase, with translation METFFSFLEKRVDDCSSLLCVGLDPHVSELKEPSPASALDFCLTLIKETAPYAAAFKPNAAFFEVFGAEGWTALKQVIEAIDAESRRLGSRIPVILDAKRGDIASTAEAYARSAFETLGAHCITLSPYLGKDSIEPFLQYPEKGIFLLCKTSNPGSMDLQNAFVMPVGSDIPVPLYLHVAQLAQQWNTDNNIGLVVGATHAKIMEIIRAAVPDLWFLAPGVGAQGGDLELALKSGLRADGKGMLIPISRGISRAQNPKSAAAEIRDEMLHIKNQLNR, from the coding sequence ATGGAAACTTTTTTTTCTTTTTTGGAAAAACGCGTCGACGACTGCTCATCCCTCTTATGCGTTGGACTCGACCCGCACGTGAGCGAACTTAAGGAGCCTTCTCCCGCGTCTGCCCTCGACTTCTGCCTGACTCTCATTAAGGAGACCGCTCCCTACGCCGCGGCGTTCAAACCCAACGCAGCATTCTTCGAAGTCTTCGGCGCCGAAGGGTGGACAGCGCTCAAGCAGGTCATCGAAGCGATTGACGCCGAGTCGCGGCGACTCGGTTCGCGCATCCCCGTCATCCTGGACGCGAAGCGAGGCGACATCGCCTCCACAGCCGAGGCCTACGCGAGGTCCGCGTTCGAGACGTTGGGCGCGCACTGCATCACGTTGAGTCCGTATTTGGGAAAAGACTCCATCGAGCCGTTCCTGCAATATCCGGAGAAAGGTATCTTCCTGCTGTGCAAAACCTCCAACCCGGGTTCGATGGACCTGCAGAATGCGTTCGTCATGCCCGTGGGCTCGGACATCCCCGTGCCACTTTACCTGCACGTGGCGCAGCTCGCGCAGCAGTGGAACACGGACAACAACATCGGGCTCGTGGTCGGCGCGACGCACGCGAAGATCATGGAGATCATCCGCGCCGCCGTGCCAGACCTGTGGTTCCTCGCGCCGGGCGTCGGCGCGCAGGGCGGGGACCTGGAGCTGGCGCTGAAGTCAGGCCTGCGGGCGGACGGCAAAGGGATGCTCATCCCCATCTCGCGCGGCATTTCGCGCGCGCAGAATCCCAAATCCGCCGCGGCGGAGATACGGGATGAGATGTTACATATCAAGAATCAATTGAACCGCTAA